The Corylus avellana chromosome ca8, CavTom2PMs-1.0 genome has a segment encoding these proteins:
- the LOC132190523 gene encoding stemmadenine O-acetyltransferase-like: protein MKMEVEIISKECIKPSSPTPPNLKTYKLSLLDQVHSSIYIPVILFYPMNESTSHSVNVTDIISQRSQLLKQSLSENLTRFYPLAGKVKDELTIDCNDEGVFYLEGYSNCHLVDCIREPDVVSLQQLFPQEMTFQDPVEGDYVALIKVTSFACGGFAIGVLVCHMVADGTAFSAFLNGWAAIARKASELVYPNFDAPSIFPQNDAFSKEAAMTTFAKAYKAGRCVVRRVVFDGSAVASLKAKATSSSVPNPTRVEVVSALLWKSIMTALKVTSGVQKPNYLTHSVNFRRRADPQFPDSSMGNLFWGAGALCTAEKTDLAYMVSKLREAIVKVNANFVKSLQGEGGFSNLCEVMKATTEELSSIESSFGMNFIAVTSWCNFGIYDIDFGWGKPMWISSVGSNGDTESVFPTSLILMDTRSGDGVEAWVTLNKEEMNMLAQDKELLAFASLDPSPLK, encoded by the coding sequence ATGAAAATGGAGGTGGAAATTATTTCCAAAGAGTGCATCAAGCCCTCTTCTCCAACACCCCCGAACCTGAAAACCTACAAGCTCTCCCTCTTGGACCAGGTCCATTCATCCATCTATATTCCTGTGATCCTCTTTTATCCCATGAACGAAAGCACAAGCCATTCTGTTAACGTTACTGATATTATCTCTCAAAGATCCCAGCTGCTCAAGCAATCCCTATCTGAAAACCTAACTCGCTTTTACCCTTTAGCTGGCAAAGTCAAAGATGAACTCACCATTGATTGTAATGATGAGGGGGTTTTTTATTTAGAAGGTTACTCAAACTGTCATCTTGTTGATTGCATCAGAGAGCCTGATGTTGTATCATTGCAACAACTTTTTCCGCAAGAGATGACTTTTCAAGATCCAGTTGAGGGAGATTATGTTGCTTTGATAAAAGTGACCAGCTTTGCATGCGGTGGTTTTGCCATTGGTGTCCTTGTTTGCCACATGGTCGCTGATGGAACTGCCTTCAGTGCATTTCTCAATGGTTGGGCAGCCATTGCTCGTAAGGCCTCTGAGCTTGTATATCCTAATTTTGATGCCCCATCAATTTTCCCACAAAACGATGCGTTCTCTAAAGAAGCAGCCATGACGACTTTTGCCAAGGCCTACAAAGCAGGTAGGTGTGTTGTAAGGAGAGTTGTGTTTGATGGCTCCGCCGTTGCATCACTAAAAGCCAAAGCGACCAGCTCAAGCGTGCCGAACCCAACAAGAGTTGAAGTTGTTTCAGCGCTCCTATGGAAATCCATCATGACCGCTTTAAAGGTCACTTCCGGCGTTCAAAAGCCAAACTATCTTACCCACTCGGTGAATTTTCGCCGAAGAGCAGATCCACAATTCCCAGACTCTTCCATGGGGAATTTATTTTGGGGAGCAGGCGCATTATGTACGGCTGAGAAGACAGATTTAGCTTACATGGTGAGCAAGCTTAGAGAAGCCATAGTGAAAGTCAACGCTAATTTTGTAAAAAGCCTACAAGGTGAGGGAGGGTTTTCCAATCTTTGTGAAGTTATGAAAGCAACGACAGAAGAACTCTCAAGTATCGAAAGTTCTTTTGGAATGAACTTCATTGCGGTTACCAGTTGGTGTAACTTTGGTATCTATGACATCGATTTCGGGTGGGGAAAGCCGATGTGGATAAGCAGTGTTGGTTCAAATGGCGATACGGAGAGCGTGTTCCCAACATCGTTAATTCTAATGGACACAAGATCCGGCGATGGAGTAGAAGCATGGGTTACATTAAATAAAGAAGAGATGAACATGTTAGCACAAGACAAGGAACTTCTTGCTTTCGCTTCTTTGGATCCTAGTCCCTTAAAATAG
- the LOC132190565 gene encoding stemmadenine O-acetyltransferase-like, giving the protein MKMEVEIISKECIKPSSPTPPNLKTYKLSLLDQVHSSIYIPVILFYPMNESTSHSVNVTDIISQRSQLLKQSLSENLTRFYPLAGKVKDELTIDCNDEGVFYLEGYSNCHLVDCIREPDVVSLQQLFPQEMTFQDPVEGDYVALIKVTSFACGGFAIGVLVCHMVADGTAFSAFLNGWAAIARKASELVYPNFDAPSIFPQNDAFSKEAAMTTFAKAYKAGRCVVRRVVFDGSAVASLKAKATSSSVPNPTRVEVVSALLWKSIMTALKVTSGVQKPNYLTHSVNFRRRADPQFPDSSMGNLFWGAGALCTAEKTDLAYMVSKLREAIVKVNANFVKSLQGEGGFSNLCEVMKATTEELSSIESSFGMNFIAVTSWCNFGIYDIDFGWGKPMWVSSVGSSGDTESVFPTSLILMDTRSGDGVEAWVTLNKEEMNALAQDKELLAFASLDPSPLK; this is encoded by the coding sequence ATGAAAATGGAGGTGGAAATTATTTCCAAAGAGTGCATCAAGCCCTCTTCTCCAACACCCCCGAACCTGAAAACCTACAAGCTCTCCCTCTTGGACCAGGTCCATTCATCCATCTATATTCCTGTGATCCTCTTTTATCCCATGAACGAAAGCACAAGCCATTCTGTTAACGTTACTGATATTATCTCTCAAAGATCCCAGCTGCTCAAGCAATCCCTATCTGAAAACCTAACTCGCTTTTACCCTTTAGCTGGCAAAGTCAAAGATGAACTCACCATTGATTGTAATGATGAGGGGGTTTTTTATTTAGAAGGTTACTCAAACTGTCATCTTGTTGATTGCATCAGAGAGCCTGATGTTGTATCATTGCAACAACTTTTTCCGCAAGAGATGACTTTTCAAGATCCAGTTGAGGGAGATTATGTTGCTTTGATAAAAGTGACCAGCTTTGCATGCGGTGGTTTTGCCATTGGTGTCCTTGTTTGCCACATGGTCGCTGATGGAACTGCCTTCAGTGCATTTCTCAATGGTTGGGCAGCCATTGCTCGTAAGGCCTCTGAGCTTGTATATCCTAATTTTGATGCCCCATCAATTTTCCCACAAAACGATGCGTTCTCTAAAGAAGCAGCCATGACGACTTTTGCCAAGGCCTACAAAGCAGGTAGGTGTGTTGTAAGGAGAGTTGTGTTTGATGGCTCCGCCGTTGCATCACTAAAAGCCAAAGCGACCAGCTCAAGCGTGCCGAACCCAACAAGAGTTGAAGTTGTTTCAGCGCTCCTATGGAAATCCATCATGACCGCTTTAAAGGTCACTTCCGGCGTTCAAAAGCCAAACTATCTTACCCACTCGGTGAATTTTCGCCGAAGAGCAGATCCACAATTCCCAGACTCTTCCATGGGGAATTTATTTTGGGGAGCAGGCGCATTATGTACGGCTGAGAAGACAGATTTAGCTTACATGGTGAGCAAGCTTAGAGAAGCCATAGTGAAAGTCAACGCTAATTTTGTAAAAAGCCTACAAGGTGAGGGAGGGTTTTCCAATCTTTGTGAAGTTATGAAAGCAACGACAGAAGAACTCTCAAGTATCGAAAGTTCTTTTGGAATGAACTTCATTGCGGTTACCAGTTGGTGTAACTTTGGTATCTATGACATCGATTTCGGGTGGGGAAAGCCGATGTGGGTAAGCAGTGTTGGTTCAAGCGGCGATACGGAAAGCGTGTTCCCAACATCGTTAATTCTAATGGACACAAGATCCGGCGATGGAGTAGAAGCATGGGTTACATTAAATAAAGAAGAGATGAATGCATTAGCACAAGACAAGGAACTTCTTGCTTTCGCTTCTTTGGATCCCAGCCCCTTAAAATAG
- the LOC132190127 gene encoding stemmadenine O-acetyltransferase-like, with protein sequence MKMEVEIISEECIKPSSPTPPNLRTHKLSLLDQFIPSLYIPIILFYPMNQSTSHAVNVVDIVSQRSLMLKQSLSKTLTRFYPFAGKIKDNLSIDCNDEGALYLEARANCLLVDYLNQPNVPSSLQTFLPQEISWKQAIAGDHVAMIKVTSFACGGIAIGVLVSHMIADGTAMSVFLKGWAASSAHKDCEHLCPNFDAPSVFIQSDAFSKEAAMAAFSKSFKSGNCIVRRFVFDASAIASLKAKATSSSVQHPTRVEVVSAFLWKCTMTAFQATSGIQRPTFISHVVNLRRRANPPFTESSMGNIIWGTDALCTAEEIDLACMVSKLREAIMKINPDFVKSLQGDGGFFKLCEVFKARTGALSSIECSGGMDYIAFTSWFNFGLYDIDFGWGKPMWVSTVGSSNDSEAMFPNTIILMDTRSGDGIEAWVSLDKKDMTIIAQDKELLALATLDPSPIE encoded by the coding sequence atgaaaatggAGGTTGAAATTATTTCCGAAGAGTGCATCAAACCATCTTCTCCAACACCCCCAAACCTAAGAACCCACAAGCTCTCCCTCTTGGACCAGTTCATTCCTTCCCTTTATATTCCTATTATCCTCTTCTATCCCATGAACCAAAGCACAAGCCATGCTGTTAACGTTGTTGATATTGTCTCTCAAAGATCACTCATGCTAAAGCAATCCCTATCAAAAACCCTAACTCGCTTTTACCCATTTGCTGGCAAAATCAAAGACAATCTCTCCATCGATTGTAATGATGAGGGAGCTTTGTATTTAGAAGCTCGTGCAAATTGTCTTCTTGTTGACTACCTCAACCAACCTAATGTTCCCTCATCATTGCAAACATTTCTTCCCCAAGAGATCTCTTGGAAACAGGCAATTGCGGGAGATCATGTAGCTATGATAAAGGTGACCAGCTTTGCATGTGGCGGTATTGCGATTGGTGTCCTTGTTTCGCACATGATCGCTGATGGAACTGCCATGAGTGTCTTTCTCAAAGGTTGGGCTGCCAGTAGTGCTCATAAGGATTGTGAACATCTGTGCCCTAATTTTGATGCCCCATCAGTTTTCATACAAAGCGATGCATTCTCTAAAGAAGCAGCTATGGCGGCTTTTTCCAAGTCCTTCAAATCAGGCAATTGTATTGTAAGGAGATTTGTGTTTGATGCCTCAGCCATTGCATCACTTAAAGCCAAAGCCACCAGCTCAAGCGTGCAACACCCAACAAGAGTTGAGGTTGTGTCGGCATTCCTATGGAAATGCACCATGACTGCCTTCCAGGCCACTTCTGGTATTCAAAGGCCAACCTTTATTAGCCATGTAGTGAATTTGCGTCGCCGAGCAAATCCGCCATTCACGGAATCTTCCATGGGAAATATAATTTGGGGAACAGACGCATTATGCACGGCTGAAGAGATAGATTTAGCTTGCATGGTGAGCAAGCTTAGAGAAGCCATAATGAAAATCAATCCTGATTTTGTAAAAAGCCTACAAGGTGATGGagggtttttcaaactttgTGAGGTTTTCAAAGCAAGGACTGGAGCTCTCTCGAGTATAGAATGTTCTGGTGGAATGGATTACATTGCGTTTACCAGCTGGTTTAACTTTGGTTTATATGACATTGATTTTGGGTGGGGAAAGCCGATGTGGGTAAGCACTGTTGGTTCAAGCAACGATTCGGAGGCCATGTTCCCAAATACGATAATTTTAATGGATACAAGATCCGGCGACGGAATAGAAGCATGGGTTTCGTTAGATAAAAAAGATATGACTATAATAGCACAAGACAAAGAACTTCTTGCTCTCGCTACTTTAGATCCTAGTCCCATAGAATag
- the LOC132191081 gene encoding stemmadenine O-acetyltransferase-like, which yields MEVKIISKECIKPSSPTPPNLKTHRLSLLDQFSPFGYIPVIFFYLMNQSISNNAAVDHIVSQRSHSLKQSLSEFLTRFYPFAGKIKDNLSIDCNDEGVFYLEAYLNCHLVDCLRQPNIPSFEKFLPRESWKRPTEGDHVAMIKVTTFACGGIAIGVLVSHMIADGISLSVFLKDWAATARKACEKVVCPNFDAPSIFIQNGAYSREAIMTALSKPCKSGRCIVRRIVFDASTIASLKAKATSSSVQNPTRVEVVSAFLWKCTMTASKATSGIQRPTFIIHEVNLRRRANPPFTESSMGNIIWGTGALCTADEIDLICMVSKLREAITKVNVDFVKNLQGDGGFFKLWELVKARTGAVSSMAFSCGMDYIGFTSWCNFGVYDIDFGWGKPMWVSLVGASGDSETVFRSRICLMDTRSGNGIEAWVLLDKEDMTMLAQDQELLAFASLDPSPIE from the coding sequence ATGGAggtcaaaattatttccaaagagTGCATTAAACCCTCTTCTCCAACGCCCCCTAATCTGAAAACCCACAGGCTCTCCCTCTTGGACCAATTCAGTCCTTTCGGCTATATTCCTGTCATCTTCTTCTATCTCATGAACCAAAGCATAAGCAATAATGCTGCAGTTGATCATATTGTCTCTCAAAGATCACATTCGCTAAAGCAATCCTTATCAGAATTCCTAACTCGCTTTTACCCATTTGCTGGCAAAATCAAAGATAATCTCTCCATTGATTGTAATGACGAGGGGGTGTTTTATTTAGAGGCTTATCTAAATTGTCATCTTGTTGATTGCCTCCGCCAGCCTAATATCCCATCCTTCGAAAAATTTCTTCCCCGAGAATCATGGAAACGGCCAACTGAGGGAGACCACGTAGCTATGATAAAAGTGACCACCTTTGCATGCGGCGGCATTGCCATTGGTGTCCTTGTTTCCCACATGATCGCTGATGGAATTTCCTTGAGTGTCTTTCTCAAAGATTGGGCAGCCACTGCTCGTAAGGCATGTGAAAAAGTTGTATGTCCTAATTTTGACGCCCCATCGATTTTCATACAAAACGGTGCGTATTCTAGAGAAGCCATTATGACGGCTTTGTCCAAGCCCTGCAAATCGGGCAGGTGTATAGTAAGGAGAATTGTGTTTGATGCCTCAACCATTGCATCCCTTAAAGCCAAAGCAACCAGCTCAAGCGTGCAAAACCCGACAAGAGTTGAGGTTGTGTCGGCATTCCTATGGAAATGCACCATGACTGCCTCCAAGGCCACTTCTGGCATTCAAAGGCCAACCTTTATTATCCATGAAGTGAATTTGCGCCGCAGAGCAAATCCGCCATTCACGGAATCTTCCATGGGAAATATAATTTGGGGAACAGGCGCATTATGCACGGCTGATGAGATAGATTTAATTTGTATGGTCAGCAAGCTTAGAGAAGCAATAACGAAAGTAAACGTTGATTTTGTTAAAAACCTACAAGGTGATGGAGGGTTTTTCAAGCTGTGGGAACTTGTGAAAGCAAGGACTGGAGCAGTCTCAAGCATGGCATTTTCTTGTGGAATGGATTACATTGGGTTTACTAGTTGGTGTAACTTTGGTGTCTATGACATTGATTTTGGGTGGGGAAAGCCGATGTGGGTAAGCCTTGTTGGTGCATCTGGCGATTCGGAAACGGTGTTCCGAAGTAGGATTTGTCTAATGGATACAAGATCCGGCAACGGAATAGAAGCATGGGTTTTGTTAGACAAAGAAGATATGACTATGTTAGCGCAAGACCAGGAACTTCTTGCTTTCGCTTCTTTGGATCCTAGTCCCATAGAATAG